From a region of the Cygnus atratus isolate AKBS03 ecotype Queensland, Australia chromosome 3, CAtr_DNAZoo_HiC_assembly, whole genome shotgun sequence genome:
- the LOC118256556 gene encoding basic salivary proline-rich protein 1-like, translating into MAPVPPWGLAIAVPGGLLLLLLLCAFFPRASGRWSSRAAGREEPSPGVLSVVKLSEPGPSEGGAALPAGTSSCSGTDGTGSGDPGVLGPPPLHAPPGPTPRTPDFLRHRQLPLVPGDPQTPAAEARQDAEGPIYESIRYKSRKLSGGLRKPCGATGDIGDGGDPGQGLVVQEEPCGDGSPCPVYARVRKAPRAPQHSAPSHGPEPEEEAPPALPEKHFDDL; encoded by the exons ATGGCCCCGGTGCCACCGTGGGGCTTGGCCATCGCCGTCCCCggtgggctcctgctgctgctgctcctctgtgccTTCTTCCCCAG GGCGAGCGGGCGCTGGTCCAGCCGGGCTGCCGGGAGAGAGGAGCCGAGCCCCGGGGTGCTGAGCGTG gtGAAGCTCTCAGAGCCAGGCCCCAGCGAGGGgggagcagcactgccagcag gcaccTCCTCTTGCAGCGGGACAGATGGCACCGGTTCGGGGGACCCGGGTGTCCTCGGGCCACCTCCCCTCCACGCACCCCCCGGACCGACCCCGAGGACCCCCGACTTTCTGCGGCATCGGCAGCTCCCGCTTGTGCCCGGGGATCCCCAAACGCCCGCAGCGGAGGCACGGCAGGACGCCGAGGGGCCCATCTACGAAAGCATCCGCTACAAATCCAGGAAGCTCAGCGGCGGGCTGAGGAAGCCCTGCGGTGCCACGGGGGACATTGGGGACGGCGGGGACCCCGGGCAGGGCTTGGTGGTCCAGGAGGAGCCGTGCGGCGAcggcagcccctgccccgtgTACGCCCGCGTGCGCAaagcgccccgcgccccgcagcACTCGGCGCCCAGCCACGGCCCCGAGCCCGAGGAAGAGGCACCTCCAGCGCTGCCGGAGAAACACTTCGATGACCTGTAG